In one Chitinivibrionales bacterium genomic region, the following are encoded:
- a CDS encoding CHAD domain-containing protein translates to MSKKPTIESLCRKYKNEDAHSRFVAGLSLQIFDAMSRHLKLPASLRPTLRAAALLHDIGYFQKPSDHQAQGMRIVMKKGVAGFTDEQCRTIAAIILLHRKDYTKAYFDRFFKNLDNKVTALRLGAILRVADGLDHGHVQNTSILSVKNRRGGTLLSVSSPTYRGNIAWARAKADLWKNIFPKELRIVESTRAEAAGKFFGIVRPGDGVLDAARRLLYLQYRIVAEQYGGMLTGESDEPLHDARVALRRLRSCLRLFAPFLPAKTCRAIDEKIASIALALSPVRDNDVWRAFLFSRRMSDRFRGSSDFVHFCALQSRMKKADQQALRKILAGREYTALMRHINRFLRIELPQKSNKPQVPLAPFAGRRLAALYFEVLSRPGVKPDYDVKQMHHLRKLCRRGRYWSEFFAPVLGRPAALFARRFKALADTLGDLHDTDMALLRLRQQDSPAAPQLLLALSASKRVILAAFRRSWRSLRMSSMLYAAAALFGQGKSNAAFLHLVRHATAAATGGEKRRLDTQGIREAQTAGRALSLLQCRPGVLASSPLARAHDTAAVLAQNFSFNAPVTKKQCLLPDADVADTLAWLKTIRQKSAVCVGHMPHLAHLSKALLKSGRGAPVEFKRASACCISFAGKMEPGKGALEWYFTQRKMKRIVERITGKL, encoded by the coding sequence ATGTCCAAAAAGCCGACCATAGAATCCCTCTGCAGAAAATATAAAAACGAGGATGCCCATTCGCGGTTTGTCGCCGGGCTTTCGCTCCAGATATTCGATGCGATGAGCCGTCATCTGAAATTACCGGCGTCCCTTCGCCCGACGCTGAGAGCCGCGGCGCTTCTCCATGACATTGGCTATTTCCAAAAACCGTCCGATCATCAGGCACAGGGCATGCGTATCGTGATGAAAAAGGGGGTGGCGGGCTTTACCGACGAACAATGCAGGACCATTGCGGCCATAATCCTGCTCCACCGCAAGGACTACACGAAGGCGTATTTCGACCGCTTTTTCAAAAATCTTGACAATAAGGTAACCGCCCTCAGGCTTGGCGCGATCCTGCGCGTCGCCGACGGCCTTGACCACGGCCACGTACAGAACACATCGATACTTTCCGTCAAGAACCGCCGCGGCGGCACCCTGCTTTCGGTCTCGAGTCCCACCTACCGGGGCAACATCGCGTGGGCCCGGGCCAAGGCCGACCTGTGGAAAAATATTTTTCCCAAAGAGCTGCGCATCGTCGAAAGCACCCGAGCGGAAGCGGCGGGGAAATTTTTCGGGATCGTGCGGCCCGGCGACGGCGTTCTTGACGCGGCGCGAAGGCTTTTGTATCTCCAGTACCGCATCGTTGCCGAACAGTACGGCGGCATGCTCACCGGGGAAAGCGACGAGCCGCTCCATGACGCCCGCGTGGCCCTGCGCCGGCTCCGTTCCTGCCTGCGCCTTTTTGCGCCGTTCCTCCCGGCGAAAACCTGCCGCGCCATCGATGAAAAAATCGCATCGATCGCGCTTGCGCTTTCGCCGGTGCGCGACAACGACGTTTGGCGCGCTTTCCTGTTTTCCCGGCGGATGTCGGACCGCTTTAGGGGCAGCAGCGATTTCGTCCACTTCTGCGCGCTGCAGTCGCGCATGAAAAAAGCCGACCAGCAGGCGTTGCGGAAAATCCTGGCCGGCCGTGAGTATACCGCTCTTATGCGTCACATCAACCGCTTCCTGCGGATCGAGCTTCCGCAGAAGTCAAATAAGCCGCAGGTCCCGCTTGCACCGTTTGCCGGCCGCAGGCTCGCCGCTCTTTACTTTGAGGTATTGTCGCGGCCGGGCGTGAAACCCGACTATGACGTGAAGCAGATGCACCACCTGCGGAAGCTGTGCAGGCGCGGCCGCTACTGGTCCGAGTTCTTCGCGCCCGTACTCGGCAGACCTGCGGCGCTGTTTGCCCGCCGCTTCAAGGCGCTCGCCGACACGCTCGGCGACCTGCACGACACCGACATGGCGCTCCTGCGCCTGCGCCAGCAGGATTCCCCCGCGGCGCCACAGCTTCTTTTGGCGCTTTCTGCCAGTAAGCGCGTGATCCTCGCCGCGTTCCGCCGGTCGTGGCGTTCCCTGCGGATGTCGTCGATGCTGTATGCGGCGGCCGCGCTGTTTGGTCAGGGCAAAAGCAATGCCGCGTTTCTCCACCTCGTGCGCCATGCGACCGCGGCCGCAACCGGCGGTGAAAAACGCCGGCTTGACACGCAGGGAATACGCGAGGCGCAGACCGCGGGCCGCGCCCTGTCGCTCCTCCAGTGCCGGCCGGGCGTCCTCGCGTCGAGCCCGCTTGCGCGCGCGCACGACACCGCGGCGGTCCTGGCCCAGAATTTCTCGTTCAACGCGCCGGTGACGAAAAAGCAGTGCCTCCTGCCCGACGCCGACGTCGCCGACACACTTGCCTGGCTGAAAACCATTCGCCAGAAGTCCGCAGTATGCGTGGGGCACATGCCGCACCTGGCGCATTTGTCAAAGGCGC